In one window of Rhizobium sp. ACO-34A DNA:
- a CDS encoding aldehyde-activating protein, whose translation MSGERRTGACLCGAVSFEVKGPLRPIIFCHCSQCRKQTGHYYAATNVALEHIDLRGEDNITWYRASDAAARGFCRTCGSALFWHGDGLDYMSILAGAFETPTGLQSGYHIYCADKGDYYDLDDALPKFAGDGPPAAPATTA comes from the coding sequence ATGAGCGGTGAGCGACGAACCGGTGCGTGCCTGTGCGGGGCGGTTTCCTTCGAGGTGAAGGGCCCGCTGCGGCCGATCATATTTTGTCATTGCTCCCAGTGCCGCAAGCAGACGGGGCATTACTATGCCGCCACCAATGTGGCGCTGGAACACATCGACCTCAGGGGAGAGGACAACATCACGTGGTACCGGGCGAGCGACGCTGCGGCGCGAGGCTTTTGCCGCACCTGCGGTTCGGCGCTCTTCTGGCATGGCGATGGACTCGACTACATGTCCATTCTCGCTGGCGCGTTTGAAACGCCCACCGGTCTTCAATCTGGCTATCACATCTATTGTGCAGACAAGGGTGACTATTACGATCTGGACGACGCGCTGCCGAAGTTTGCCGGCGACGGACCACCGGCCGCTCCCGCCACAACCGCCTGA
- a CDS encoding 3-deoxy-7-phosphoheptulonate synthase class II — protein sequence MAQNWTPGSWRQKPIKQVPAYPDAAALADAEAQLAKYPPLVFAGEARRLTKSLANVAEGNAFLLQGGDCAESFAEHGADTIRDFFRAFLQMAVVLTYGAQLPVVKVGRIAGQFAKPRSSDFEKQGDTELPSYRGDIVNGIEFTPEARVPNPERQIMAYRQSAATLNLLRAFAMGGYANLENVHQWMLGFVKDSPQAERYRKLADRISETMNFMKAIGITSDNNPSLRETDFFTSHEALLLGYEEALTRVDSTSGDWYATSGHMIWIGDRTRQADHAHIEYCRGIKNPIGLKCGPSLQPDDLLNLIDLLNPANEAGRLTLICRFGHDKVADHLPKLIRAVEREGRKVVWSCDPMHGNTITLNNYKTRPFERVLSEVESFFQIHRAEGSHPGGIHIEMTGKDVTECTGGARAVSAEDLQDRYHTHCDPRLNADQALELAFLLAERMKGGRDEKRMLVANG from the coding sequence ATGGCACAGAATTGGACCCCAGGTAGTTGGCGACAGAAGCCGATCAAGCAGGTTCCCGCCTATCCAGACGCAGCAGCGCTCGCGGATGCGGAAGCCCAGCTTGCCAAGTATCCGCCACTCGTCTTTGCCGGTGAAGCACGTCGCCTGACCAAGTCGCTCGCCAATGTCGCGGAAGGCAACGCCTTCCTGCTGCAGGGCGGCGATTGCGCGGAGAGCTTTGCCGAGCATGGCGCGGATACGATCCGCGACTTTTTCCGCGCTTTCCTGCAGATGGCTGTCGTCCTGACCTATGGCGCGCAGCTTCCGGTCGTCAAGGTCGGCCGTATTGCCGGCCAGTTCGCCAAGCCGCGCTCTTCGGATTTCGAGAAGCAGGGTGATACCGAGCTGCCGAGCTACCGTGGCGACATCGTCAACGGCATCGAGTTCACGCCTGAGGCCCGCGTTCCCAATCCGGAACGCCAGATCATGGCGTACCGCCAGTCGGCCGCGACGCTGAACCTGCTGCGCGCCTTCGCGATGGGTGGCTATGCCAACCTCGAGAACGTGCACCAGTGGATGCTTGGCTTCGTCAAGGACAGCCCGCAGGCCGAGCGCTACCGCAAGCTCGCCGACCGGATTTCCGAGACGATGAACTTCATGAAGGCCATCGGCATCACCTCGGACAACAATCCGAGCCTGCGCGAGACGGATTTCTTCACCAGCCACGAGGCGCTGCTTCTCGGCTATGAGGAAGCTCTGACCCGCGTCGATTCCACCTCGGGCGACTGGTACGCGACCTCCGGTCACATGATCTGGATCGGCGACCGTACACGTCAGGCAGACCATGCCCATATCGAATACTGCCGCGGCATCAAGAACCCGATCGGCCTGAAGTGCGGTCCGTCGTTGCAGCCGGATGATCTTCTGAACCTGATCGATCTCCTGAACCCGGCGAACGAGGCTGGCCGTCTGACCCTGATCTGCCGTTTCGGTCATGACAAGGTTGCCGATCACCTGCCGAAGCTGATCCGTGCCGTCGAGCGCGAAGGCCGCAAGGTTGTATGGTCCTGCGATCCGATGCACGGCAATACGATCACGCTCAACAACTACAAGACCCGTCCGTTCGAGCGCGTCCTGTCGGAAGTCGAAAGCTTCTTCCAGATCCATCGTGCGGAAGGGTCGCATCCGGGCGGCATCCATATCGAGATGACCGGCAAGGACGTGACGGAATGCACCGGCGGTGCCCGTGCGGTCTCGGCAGAAGATCTGCAGGATCGCTACCACACCCATTGCGATCCGCGCCTCAATGCCGATCAGGCGCTCGAACTGGCCTTCCTTTTGGCCGAGCGCATGAAGGGCGGCCGCGACGAAAAGCGGATGCTGGTAGCCAACGGCTGA
- a CDS encoding glutathione-disulfide reductase — protein sequence MSNFDYDLFVIGGGSGGVRSGRLAASLGKKVAIAEEYRFGGTCVIRGCVPKKLFVYASQYHEHFEDAAGFGWTVGESRFDWKALIAAKDKEIDRLEGLYRKGLENAGADILETRAEIVGPNSVRLTKSGKVVTAEKIIIAVGGAPNPHAALPGHDLCISSNEAFHLPELPKSIVIAGGGYIAVEFANIFHGLGVETTLIYRGAEILNRFDHDMRRGLHEAMEQKGIRIILYDHFVSVARTADGRLAAETKSNGTLVADQVMLALGRDPYTKGLGLEAAGVATNERGAIIVDQYSRTNVPSIFALGDVTDRVQLTPVAIHEAMCFIETEYKNNPTSPDHDLIATAVFSQPEIGTVGLSEEAAAKKFDEIEVYRAQFRPMKATLSGRAEKTIMKLIVNAADRKVVGAHILGHDAGEMAQLLGITLKAGCTKDDFDRTMAVHPTAAEELVTMYNPSYRIRNGERV from the coding sequence ATGTCGAATTTCGATTATGACCTGTTCGTGATCGGTGGTGGTTCGGGCGGTGTCCGCAGCGGAAGGCTTGCTGCCTCGCTTGGCAAGAAAGTGGCCATTGCCGAGGAATACCGTTTCGGCGGCACCTGCGTCATTCGCGGCTGCGTGCCGAAGAAGCTCTTCGTCTATGCCTCGCAGTATCATGAGCATTTCGAGGATGCCGCCGGCTTCGGCTGGACGGTCGGCGAAAGCCGTTTCGACTGGAAGGCTCTGATCGCCGCCAAGGACAAGGAAATCGACCGGCTGGAAGGTCTTTATCGCAAGGGCCTCGAAAACGCCGGAGCGGACATCCTCGAGACACGCGCCGAAATCGTCGGCCCGAACAGCGTGCGTCTCACCAAGAGCGGCAAGGTCGTGACGGCCGAGAAGATCATCATCGCCGTCGGCGGTGCTCCCAATCCGCATGCGGCTCTGCCCGGCCACGACCTCTGCATCTCGTCGAACGAGGCGTTCCACCTTCCGGAACTGCCGAAGTCCATCGTGATCGCCGGCGGCGGTTACATCGCGGTCGAATTCGCCAACATCTTCCACGGTCTCGGTGTCGAAACGACGCTGATCTATCGTGGTGCCGAGATCCTCAACCGCTTCGACCACGATATGCGTCGCGGCCTGCATGAGGCCATGGAGCAGAAGGGCATCCGCATCATTCTCTATGACCATTTCGTCTCCGTCGCCAGGACGGCTGACGGACGCCTTGCTGCGGAAACGAAGAGCAACGGCACGCTGGTTGCGGATCAGGTCATGCTGGCGCTCGGTCGCGATCCCTATACCAAGGGCCTGGGGCTCGAAGCCGCGGGTGTCGCCACCAACGAGCGGGGCGCCATCATCGTCGACCAGTATTCGCGCACCAACGTGCCGAGCATCTTCGCGCTTGGCGATGTCACCGACAGGGTGCAGCTGACGCCGGTGGCGATCCACGAGGCCATGTGCTTCATCGAGACCGAGTACAAGAACAATCCGACCTCGCCGGATCACGACCTTATCGCGACAGCGGTCTTCTCCCAGCCGGAGATCGGCACGGTCGGCCTTTCGGAAGAGGCGGCTGCGAAGAAGTTCGATGAAATCGAAGTCTACCGCGCCCAGTTCCGGCCGATGAAGGCCACGCTTTCCGGCCGTGCGGAAAAGACGATCATGAAGCTGATCGTCAATGCCGCGGACCGCAAGGTGGTAGGTGCCCATATTCTCGGTCACGACGCCGGCGAAATGGCTCAACTTCTCGGCATCACGCTGAAGGCCGGCTGCACCAAGGATGATTTCGACCGGACGATGGCCGTGCATCCGACGGCCGCTGAAGAACTGGTGACGATGTACAATCCGAGCTACCGGATCAGGAACGGCGAGCGCGTCTGA
- a CDS encoding ribose 5-phosphate isomerase A, whose protein sequence is MDAREMKIKAAAAALEHVEDGMRLGIGTGSTAEEFVRLLAEKVAGGLKVEGVPTSERTARLCVELGVPLKSLDELPELDLTIDGADEVDAALRLVKGGGGALLREKIVAAASSRMIVIADESKVVDVLGRFPLPIEINPFGQVATRISIEKVAARLGLSGELRMRMSDGEVFKTDGGHLILDASFGRIPDAEALASALNTIPGVVEHGLFINLASLAIIAGPAGARVMGAKN, encoded by the coding sequence ATGGACGCCCGCGAGATGAAGATCAAGGCCGCCGCAGCGGCTCTGGAGCACGTCGAGGACGGTATGCGCCTCGGCATCGGCACCGGTTCTACTGCGGAGGAATTCGTCCGTCTGCTCGCTGAAAAGGTCGCCGGCGGCCTCAAGGTCGAAGGCGTTCCGACGTCCGAGCGCACCGCGCGGCTCTGCGTCGAGCTTGGCGTACCGCTGAAATCGCTCGACGAACTTCCCGAACTCGACCTTACCATCGATGGTGCGGACGAAGTCGACGCGGCCCTTCGGCTGGTAAAGGGCGGCGGCGGCGCGCTGCTGCGCGAAAAGATCGTCGCGGCCGCCTCTTCGCGTATGATTGTGATCGCCGACGAAAGCAAGGTCGTGGATGTGCTTGGGCGCTTTCCGCTGCCGATCGAGATCAATCCCTTCGGTCAGGTCGCGACCCGGATTTCCATCGAAAAAGTCGCTGCCCGGCTTGGCCTTTCTGGTGAATTGCGCATGCGCATGTCTGACGGGGAGGTGTTCAAAACGGATGGTGGACATCTTATTCTCGACGCATCTTTTGGCCGCATTCCTGATGCAGAGGCCTTGGCAAGTGCGCTGAACACAATCCCCGGTGTGGTCGAACACGGATTATTCATCAACTTGGCCTCGCTTGCCATCATCGCCGGTCCGGCGGGTGCGCGGGTAATGGGCGCAAAGAACTAA
- a CDS encoding phosphoglycolate phosphatase, with protein sequence MTAPTIVFDLDGTLVDTAPDLVESLNHTIAVANLEPVTYADLTNLVGQGARVMIARAFALRGTPLSDDELPALLDRFIDHYKAHMPGESRPFPGLLAALDRLTEAGFNLAVCTNKLEELALPLIEKLDMAHYFKAIAGGDTFAVRKPDPGHLTSTIERAGGDPRLAVMVGDSDNDILAARNAEIPSIAVPFGYSHEPIESLGADRLIRHFDELDAELIGELLGNR encoded by the coding sequence TTGACCGCCCCCACCATCGTCTTCGATCTCGACGGCACCCTTGTCGATACCGCCCCCGATCTCGTCGAGAGCCTCAACCATACGATCGCCGTGGCAAATCTCGAGCCGGTCACCTATGCCGATCTCACCAATCTCGTCGGACAGGGCGCACGCGTCATGATCGCTCGCGCCTTTGCACTGCGTGGTACACCGCTTTCCGATGACGAACTTCCCGCCCTGCTCGATCGCTTCATCGATCACTACAAGGCCCACATGCCGGGCGAAAGCCGCCCCTTCCCCGGTCTTCTCGCAGCGCTGGACCGTTTGACCGAGGCGGGCTTCAACCTCGCGGTCTGCACCAACAAGCTGGAAGAGCTGGCCCTGCCGCTCATCGAGAAGCTGGACATGGCCCACTACTTCAAGGCGATTGCAGGCGGCGATACGTTTGCGGTGAGGAAGCCGGATCCCGGCCATCTGACCAGCACCATCGAACGGGCCGGAGGCGACCCGCGGCTGGCCGTGATGGTCGGTGACAGCGACAACGACATTCTGGCGGCGCGCAATGCGGAAATCCCGTCGATTGCCGTTCCGTTCGGCTATTCGCACGAGCCTATCGAAAGCCTGGGCGCCGACCGGCTCATCAGGCATTTCGACGAGCTGGATGCGGAATTGATCGGTGAACTGCTCGGCAATCGCTGA
- a CDS encoding peptidoglycan-binding protein, protein MTRYNKIAATAVLAAVTGFNAFPHSANAATLLDLLRGGPAKNRPAMNSVIEPQANGGLEMGDPEPLPKVTGPRYYTYKAEATRAIAIPAAAASTDAAATHGARDFLSSVKVNATADVAAVVEDYYKSGKPLIWVSETGVTDQARAAMTALAAADVAGLAPADYAVALPSDATDPADPDKAAKDLARFELALSAKLLTYVNDTVRGRIDPNKLSGYHDFKRKSVNLKPVLNMARLSPDVGAYIRSRDPDNAQFTAMKTELARLKAEDSQAGGVTVTIAPDTLLKPGQSNPELANILAVIKTQASDAFKTQHGAVLDSYLGTPEYTPELVALVEAFQQEKGLKPDGVIGRATIRALTGHSNAEKIEKLVVAMEEVRWLPADFGQRYVFINQPAYMVYYYNEGREQLSMRVVVGSKSNQTYFFQDMIQTVEFNPYWGVPKSIIVNEMLPKLRQDPSYLDRLGYQVSYNGRTVSSSAVDWNTTHSVDVRQPPGGDNALGELKILFPNAHAIYMHDTPSKSFFKRDMRALSHGCVRLAEPREMAAAVMGTTVSEIGKQIASGQNRAVQVPQKIPVYVSYFTAWPNKNGVVEYFDDVYGRDAATQKAFTVTTDARSRS, encoded by the coding sequence ATGACGAGATACAACAAGATCGCGGCAACGGCAGTGCTGGCCGCGGTGACGGGCTTCAATGCCTTCCCACATTCCGCCAATGCAGCGACACTTCTGGATCTTCTGCGCGGCGGTCCGGCAAAGAACAGGCCGGCGATGAATTCCGTCATCGAGCCTCAGGCCAATGGCGGTCTGGAGATGGGCGATCCGGAGCCGCTGCCGAAGGTTACCGGACCGCGCTACTACACCTACAAGGCCGAAGCGACGCGTGCGATCGCCATTCCCGCTGCAGCCGCCAGCACGGACGCTGCTGCAACCCACGGTGCCCGGGACTTCCTGTCTTCAGTCAAGGTGAATGCAACGGCAGATGTCGCCGCGGTTGTCGAGGATTACTACAAGTCCGGCAAGCCGCTGATCTGGGTATCCGAGACAGGCGTCACCGATCAGGCTCGCGCTGCGATGACCGCATTGGCTGCTGCCGATGTCGCCGGCCTTGCGCCTGCGGACTATGCCGTCGCCCTGCCGTCGGATGCCACCGATCCGGCTGATCCCGACAAGGCTGCCAAGGATCTTGCCCGCTTCGAACTGGCGCTTTCCGCCAAGCTTCTGACCTATGTGAACGACACGGTGCGCGGCCGTATCGATCCGAACAAGCTCTCGGGCTACCACGACTTCAAGCGCAAGTCTGTCAACCTGAAGCCGGTCCTCAACATGGCCCGCCTCAGCCCCGATGTCGGCGCCTATATTCGCAGCCGCGATCCGGATAACGCCCAGTTCACGGCAATGAAGACCGAACTGGCCCGCCTGAAGGCTGAAGACAGTCAGGCCGGCGGTGTGACCGTCACGATCGCGCCCGATACGCTGTTGAAGCCCGGCCAGAGTAATCCGGAACTGGCGAACATCCTTGCCGTCATCAAGACGCAGGCCTCCGACGCTTTCAAGACGCAGCATGGTGCCGTGCTGGACAGCTATCTGGGCACGCCGGAATACACGCCGGAACTTGTCGCTCTTGTCGAAGCCTTCCAGCAGGAAAAGGGCCTGAAGCCGGATGGCGTGATCGGTCGTGCGACCATCCGGGCGCTGACCGGCCACAGCAATGCAGAGAAGATCGAAAAGCTGGTCGTGGCGATGGAAGAAGTCCGCTGGCTTCCCGCCGACTTCGGCCAGCGCTACGTCTTCATCAACCAGCCCGCCTACATGGTCTACTATTACAATGAAGGCCGCGAGCAACTGTCGATGCGGGTCGTGGTCGGCTCCAAGTCCAACCAGACCTATTTTTTCCAGGACATGATCCAGACCGTCGAGTTCAACCCCTACTGGGGCGTGCCGAAGTCGATCATCGTCAACGAGATGCTGCCCAAGCTGCGGCAGGACCCGTCCTACCTCGATCGCCTCGGCTATCAGGTGAGCTATAACGGCCGCACGGTCTCTTCGTCCGCCGTGGATTGGAACACGACGCATTCCGTCGACGTGCGCCAGCCGCCGGGTGGCGACAATGCTCTTGGCGAACTCAAGATCCTCTTCCCGAATGCGCATGCGATCTACATGCATGACACGCCGTCGAAGAGCTTCTTCAAGCGGGACATGCGGGCGCTCAGCCACGGCTGTGTGCGTCTTGCCGAGCCGCGTGAGATGGCGGCCGCCGTGATGGGGACGACCGTCAGCGAAATCGGCAAGCAGATCGCATCCGGTCAGAACCGCGCCGTCCAGGTGCCGCAGAAGATCCCGGTCTACGTGTCCTACTTCACGGCTTGGCCGAACAAGAACGGCGTGGTCGAGTATTTCGACGATGTCTACGGCCGCGATGCAGCCACGCAGAAGGCCTTTACGGTCACGACCGACGCGCGCAGCCGCTCTTAA